From the Ipomoea triloba cultivar NCNSP0323 chromosome 8, ASM357664v1 genome, the window ATAGAATCGGGTTACTCTCAGAGGTTTTTGCTGTGCTATCCGATTTGCAGTGCAGTGTAGTGGAGTCTAAAGTGTGGACTAACAATGGCAGAATTGCAGCTCTGATTTATCTCAAAGATTGCGATTCGGGGTCCCCAATTGAGGACTGCCAGAAGATGGACAGAATCGGGGCTCGATTGAGGTATGTGCTCAAGGGGGACAATGATATCCGGAGTGCCAAGACCTCGGTTTCCATGGCGGTTATGCATCCCGAGAGAAGGCTTCACCAGATGATGTTTGCTGACCGGGATTACGAGAGAAAACCGGTTGTTCCCGTGGTCTCGGTTTTGAATTGTCTGGAAAGGGGATACTCGGTTGTCAATGTTCATTGCAAGGATCGTGCTAAGCTCCTGTTTGATGTGGTCTGCACGCTGACAGATATGGACTATGTCGTGTTCCATGCCACGGTGAACACGGTTGGGGATAGAGCATCCTTGGTAAGATACTAGGAACACACTCGAGATTAACAGAAATCGTGTCTGTATTCTAAAACCTTTGCTCAAGTATGCTCGTGTTTATCTGTTACAGGAATTCTTCATCAGACACACGGATGGAACCCCGATTAGTTCTGATGCTGAGAAACAGCGCGTGATTCTTTGCCTCCAAGCAGCGATTGAAAGACGAGCATCTGAGGTATATCACTATAGTGTGTGCTTTAATCTAAGAATgattctaaatttctaattcaaAGTTTCAAACTAGGTAGTTTCTTGCAAGTCTTAAACTGCATATGTTTGGTCTAGTGATTAATATGTTCTGTGAATGATCAATTAGGGGACACGCCTTGAGCTAAGTACAAGTGACCGACAAGGGCTATTGGCCGATGTGATGAGAACGTTCAGGGAAAACGGCATTAATGTGAAGAGGGCTGAGATATCAACAAAAGGCGACACAGCTCAGAACGCGTTCTATGTAACAGACGCGACTGGGAATTGCGCTGAACCAAAAGCCATCGAGGCTGTTCGACAGAAGATCGGTTGGGGTGTCTTGGAAGTGAAGGAACTGCCGGTGATGTATCATAGGGCTGCCGAAGAGGCTGAGCAGCCTGCGGGGGGCGTTGGCGGGGCAATGTTGCTCTCACTTGGAAGCATAGTAAGGAGGAACCTCTACAATCTTGGATTGATCAAATCTTGTTCTTGAATGCATTATGAGGAGGCATAGAATCCCACTCCGGAACCCTAATGTTTTCCACTACTCTTAGGGCTCGGGATCGAGTGATGTGAACTTAACTAAACAGATCGAGGTTGTCGGGTCCAACAGTATGTCAAACTAGGTTCACATCGTTGTGTGACAGAGGTGTCGAGTCCAACATCAAGTCGTGTCGAGTTCACATCGACACATTAGACATATAGTGTTGTGGTGATGGTAGTTAGTTGTAGGCTAGACAGGTAGGTATATACATTTGTTGAGAAGTAGAGAAAtgaaaatagaaacaaaaagttGGTAGAAGTGGAATGGTGGTTGGTTTGTAGTTGTAAATTGGTTGTTTGTTGCCGCCAAGGAGATTTGATTAGCTAGGTTATAGGGATAGGAAATTGGTTGTGTACATATACATtccaacatatataaatatatatccaatatttttttatttgataatccAACATTTGACTTGGTGTTTTCTTATGTTTGTGAAAaatgattttgttttaataatagAAAGAAAGATTTAGTTGTTATGAAACTAAACGAATTGCAAGCAACAACACCAAAGAGAAATTAAGCATAAGGAACAATAACAAGAACAATTGCAAGAGAGAATGGAGAAAAGGAAGGATTTTCATTAAGCTCATCAATTATTACATGTTCTTCATTAAGAAGAACGTACTAATtacaatgaaatatatgagcttatatatataggaagTAAGCTTGACCCTTCGATACTCCAAAGGACACTTGAGCCTTCATTTGTCCATAATTATAATAACTGGGATAATGgccacatataaatattatattcataatattagtcaaaattttaaaaaatggtaaTTAAATAGTCCcacttgaattatttttttcaattggtatTGTTTCTAAGCTAAAGAATAAATTAGTTTAAAGATTGTCAAGTagacattgaaaataataagatttatccgaccaaatgaaccccaaaaTGCGGTTTTGTCTGCCTTGTCCACAAACATTTGTAAGCATGCTTACAATTGATTGTTTTTTGCTTCCATCATACTCTTCTCTTAAATTAATACCGactataaaattaaacaatactGTAATAAAATTCTATCTATAGTATAATAAtatgacaataaataaaagtgTATGAATTAGCTAGATTAATTTGTCACATGTCTGTCAAACTTAATTATCACTAGACAACACTTACTCCATTGCAATTTTACTCTTATGCTGACCACTCTTAGCTTATTCGAGCAACCTAAGCAATAACTCTCTTTTTGAGCATTCGAATCGACTGCTACTTGACCCAAGCAATTGACTACATGCCCGTGACCAAGTCCTTATTCCAGCAACCCCACTCCAAGCTAATCAATATCTCCTTAGTATTAACACAAGTTTTAAAATTTCTCGAGCTTTCTATCGACCCACCATCCCTACTAATTACTCTTATATTTATTTGTCAAACTTGTGATGATGTTTCTGTCACAATTACTCTTACATGATTCTGGATTGTCACGCAACGTGATTGTCACAGAAAGGGACATTAACATAATCATGTCCCAATCTCTGAGTCAAACATGCAGTCAGCACTAGGCATTGTAGCCCAATTCTCAGAGAACATGCATGCAGGCAATCAAGCCATTAATCCAGGATGCTTCATGTTATCCTTGAACAGGATAACGTAATCCTGTTCTGGGCTTCGTTGGGACTTAGGAATATAGTAGCCCACAAATCCTCAATATTGTTCTAAGGGAATGGCCCATCAGTCCATCaccatttctttaaaaaaaaaaaaaaaagtgtaggGTAGCgatcattataccatggaccagagtCAACAGTGCACCCTAGTCCTTTATGACATCATTTTCGATCTATTTTTAACGGCAACCGTTTGATTGTTCAATTCACGTTACAATCTTTTTTTAAACAGTACATCATGTGTATTTGTCttgtgttttgaatttttttggaGGAGGACAAGCACAAATTCATGatcaataataattcaatatttgCATTTAAGACATTGATATAGTGGATGAGAAATCTCACTTAAAATTAGAAGTGTTCATTAACTCAATTTACCGAGTAGATTCATGGAGTTTAGTACATAGTACAAcgaattatattaaaaaaaactaatatttttatactactTTCAGTCtttaataattgaaattttaactattttatattatatagaaatttaagagcttatttttattattgtttgttttttaattacaattttcattgACCAGTTAACTAGGACCATATACCAAAATTAATTATGCTTGTGTTAATAATGCCAAACTTTTATTTAAGTCAGAAAAAACTTATGTCATCTCATTCATTCGCACTTTACGGGTAAAACATAATTTCGTTATGAGACATATTAGAcacaattattataaataaataaataaataaagtggcCAAGAAAAAAGTCTTCTATGTGCAGTTGGAAAATTAACATCATCTATACatattcttctttattttttttatttttttatttattttttgtaattattgcCTTTGATGTAGGGAAGACTACTAGGAGTGGACACgtacatattatataataaacaaataaaaaaaatactttagaTGAGGCATAAATGATGCCAATTAAGTGGTGTACAAAGCAAGAATTATTATactaaagatttaaaaaaaaatagaaatgaaattttattttatgtagtAAATTATAACATGGGAATATGCCAACTGGATGCCTtttagtgtaatatttttttttataatttgcaCAATGTTTAGATTTTGAATCTTTATTCTAAATTATTTTAACTGAATTTATATCAATTTCCATAAACTTTACAATGattttaagtaatttttttaataaaaaaatagatatagGAAGTTGaataattgttaaaaataatgtttctctttaaaaaaaaaaaaaagaagaagaataagaagaagaagaaagacaaATTGATAGATTGAATCTATgagatattaatatatttaagtCTTGGCACATAAATCATTACACTTGGTTCTATTAAAATATATGGGagtaaaaatgttttaaattgaTGTCTTTCTTAACCAACTTGAATTGCGTGATTCGTGCACTCTTATCTCTTAAGATTAAGAGATGTCGTGTATTCGAACCCCCTTCTCGTATGAAAAAACTAAACCAATATAGTCAACACTTTGCTTGAGTATGGTACGGGtaacatttacaaattaaagaaagaaaccCATCATAGTAAGTAAATcttgttaattaaaaaatttaaaaaaaaaaaacaaattaatgcATTTTCCTCTCATCTTgatttaataaatgaataatatatatcatcttgTCTTTATTTGGGAgctgaaaaaattaataattaattcagGAAAATACAGATGTAATGTTTATGTCACAATGCCCTTcagtttctttctttttaaaaaagattaattatatatattttttatagacAGTGATGGTTGTCTCATGCCTTGGCAAACCTAATTTCACTTTTCCCaactacaaaataaaaattattttaaaaaatttttatttttatttgtttcaacCGGACTCCAACCATTTGCTTaaccaaaatacataattttcttgctttcaataattaataattacttacctaatatttaataacagccttttctctcattattatttttgtttaattatagatTCAGACAAATCTGAGTAAAGTTAGGAAACCCAAATTTtagcttttattttttactcccCCAAACTCCATTTTTCACATTTTCTCACCCTTCCCACAGCATAAAAATTCAATCGTTTTTCTCTCTTTAATTCaggaaaatacacaaaattttccaaaaaatatttttgggtTTCACCATTAGTTTTTATGTTTCCTGCTTTTCTTCCACATTTTTcctgaagaatttttttttaaaaaaatactgaaAGGAGAAATTAAAGGCCTCAGCTTTTTCCTACTTTGATCCTAACTCTACTTACTTCAACACCGGTAaggcttcaaatcttcaattactgtaaatttatttgattttttttttttgggggttttagttttgggtttggattttgaagtctatttatttaaaaaaaaaaaaagttattttttgggTATTTTTTTCCATTGCATCTGTGGGTTCTTGGTGTTTGAAGTTGATGAGAAGTATGGGATTCTGAAGAAAAGCTGAGAGgaatttttctgtttttgtttttttgtttttttgtttttttttgaaaatttttattctttgagtGTTTGAGTATGGAGGTTAGTGAGGGTTTGAGTATTGGTGGAGTTACTGTGGTGGGATCAGATGCTCCCTCAGACTACCATGTGGCGCCAAGGACCACTGAGAATCCTACCCAAGTTGCTGGATCAAAGCCGCCGGAGGTACCGGCCGCCGGCGGTGAAACCGCCGGAGCCACCttaatgaagaagaagaggggAAGGCCAAGAAAATATGGCCCAGATGGGTCTTTCACAGTGGCTCTTTCACCCAAGCCTATTTCCACTGCTGCTCCTTCCCCTGTGATTGATTTCTCAGCAGAGAAACGTGGGAAAGTCCGGCCGGCCGCCGGTGGGTCAGCTAGCAAGCCACACCAGCCTAAAGTTGGGCTGGACACTTCAGGTGAAGCCACTTATGCATATTTATGTTATCAAGAATGTGTAGTTGAACATAAAGTTGAGATCTTTACTTTTGCTATGTTGAGAACTTGAGATTAATGGAATGTTTGTTGTGTGATCTGTGTATGTAGTGGTGAATGGTGGTAGTGTTTAGGTGATGTTTGAGTTTCAGACTTTCAGAGTGTCTGTTTTAAGCCAATTCGCGGGGAAATGATGCATGAGTGTCGTCGAGATAGATGTGGGACCTCTGAATAGATGCCTCAACCATTAGATCTTGATGTTTTTGAGTGGTTCTGATTTCAGAAAGTCAGGTGGGATTTTTGGTTTGGTCTGGGAATGAGGGAATCTTGAAGCTTTTATAGCTGGCATTTGGCACTTCCTACCTTTTCGTGTGGAGATTTTTCCTGAATTACATGGTATAGTCGTTACTCTGACACTATAGAGTAATCCCGTACACTCGATCATCTACTACCTATGAGGTAATATCGAGTATTCGAGTGTTAGATTCACTACCCTGACTTGTTCGGTATTAGGAAAGGAGTTTGTTATTGTTTGTTAACTTTACCTACAACTTTCTACCTGTTCCTTATAATGATGCAGACTGCATTAGCTGGTTTCTGTTGGTCTAGCCAACTGTTTCCTGTGTTTTGTCTGATACGtggcaagaaaaaaaaaagaaaaagattctcttgtttttttatttttcgggTGTTATGTTTTAGGGCGTTAATCCCGGTCAACTAATGCAGACGGGACGATGGAATTGTAAAGTTCTACACTTTCTGACCTGAGGGTGTAAGGGTTAAGGCCTAAGGGTAGACTGTTTGTGCTTAGACATGTCGAGTGCCGAATAATTTGACCATCTCATTCCCACTATTAAGGAGACAGTTTCATCCGTGATTATCTATAGAGCCAACAGCCAGAATTTTCGGGTCGTCATATTGGTTTAGGGCTATAGTTTCTCGTCCCGAAAAATTTTGGAAATGATGAAGTGTCGTTTGCTAGTTTGATATTTCTTCTATTTCATCTGTATCATCTGAACTTGAAATATGGTTATGTTGTACTAGCTGTTATGTGTTATTTATACCCTGCCTACTTGAACATATATTCACGCTTTCTAGTTTATATTAATAGTTCTCAATTTTTCTTTCTGTAGGTGATTGGGAATCTTGCTCGGTTGGTGCTAATTTTACTCCACATATAATCACTGTGAATTCCGGAGAGGTAACTTGTTCGTCATAGTGGAAAATGAGGAATAGTATAAGAATATTCAGGACGTTTTTCCAATTTGATAAGACAAAAATGCTCATAACCTTCGGTAATCAAAGATATATTCTTTTTATAAGCAATATATTCTTTTCTCAATGATATAAACCTGCCCAAAAACTGTAGCCTTCCTTGTTTCTATTATCGGGACTATAAACCTCCTACGATCCGTCATTTTTCTCCTTCGTTCCCCCGAAAAGAAAGTTTCTGGCATTGGGACTGTGGTCCTGAATCAAGGATTTATAGAGTCGTAAACTGGCTGTgttattgaaattatttttgcaTCTAAAAATAGTACGGGGCTACTCATGTTTAACTTGACACTGTTGCTAATTGCTTTTTATATAGGATGTTACGATGAAGATTATATCGTTCTCTCAACAAGGGCCTCGAGCAATCTGTATTCTCTCAGCAAATGGAGTGATTTCTAGTGTCACTCTTCGCCAGCCTGATTCCTCGGGTGGAACGTTGACATACGAGGTAATGGGTACCACCAAATATTTCGTTGTTGAACAGTAATCTCATGTCTCGTATGTCTCGTTTTGATGAACGTCACTTTGTGCCATTAATCTCATGGTACTCAACTCATATTGCAATTAACGATGAGACTAGTAGCCATATGCTGTAATGCTGATTGTGCTATTTTAGACGTTGTTTTACCATTGGCATTCATCTAACTCCTACTCTTGCTCTAGGGGCGTTTTGAGATATTGTCATTGACGGGATCGTTTATGCCATCCGAGACTGGAGGAATGAGGAATAGATCAGGCGGGATGAGCGTGTCTTTAGCGAGCCCCGACGGGCGCGTTGTAGGGGGTGGAGTTGCGGGTCTATTAGTAGCTGCAGGTCCCGTGCAGGTAGGTATTTCTTCCTCTCTCATTCATCAATCCACAACTGCATATCCCATTCTAAATTACGTCGCTAATAAACTGGCATCTCCCTACAAGGTTGTGGTGGGCAGCTTCATCGCTGGAAATCAGCACGAGCAGAAGGCGAAGAAACACAAGCCCGAGACAGTAACCGCTGCCATCCCCA encodes:
- the LOC116028039 gene encoding ACT domain-containing protein ACR8-like; this translates as MEWPAYLDEYEKLVIRMTTPRVMIDNAVCPDATRVMIDSARKHEVLLEAVQVLTDLNLSIKKANISSDGRWFMDVFHVTDLNGEKLTDESVINYIQQSLGRTQYGSSKSFDGLTALELTGTDRIGLLSEVFAVLSDLQCSVVESKVWTNNGRIAALIYLKDCDSGSPIEDCQKMDRIGARLRYVLKGDNDIRSAKTSVSMAVMHPERRLHQMMFADRDYERKPVVPVVSVLNCLERGYSVVNVHCKDRAKLLFDVVCTLTDMDYVVFHATVNTVGDRASLEFFIRHTDGTPISSDAEKQRVILCLQAAIERRASEGTRLELSTSDRQGLLADVMRTFRENGINVKRAEISTKGDTAQNAFYVTDATGNCAEPKAIEAVRQKIGWGVLEVKELPVMYHRAAEEAEQPAGGVGGAMLLSLGSIVRRNLYNLGLIKSCS
- the LOC116026631 gene encoding AT-hook motif nuclear-localized protein 1-like; translated protein: MEVSEGLSIGGVTVVGSDAPSDYHVAPRTTENPTQVAGSKPPEVPAAGGETAGATLMKKKRGRPRKYGPDGSFTVALSPKPISTAAPSPVIDFSAEKRGKVRPAAGGSASKPHQPKVGLDTSGDWESCSVGANFTPHIITVNSGEDVTMKIISFSQQGPRAICILSANGVISSVTLRQPDSSGGTLTYEGRFEILSLTGSFMPSETGGMRNRSGGMSVSLASPDGRVVGGGVAGLLVAAGPVQVVVGSFIAGNQHEQKAKKHKPETVTAAIPISSAEMEDPYHASPKPIMSSAPSFRADNWSALAPADSRNKPTDINVTLPA